The Hordeum vulgare subsp. vulgare chromosome 7H, MorexV3_pseudomolecules_assembly, whole genome shotgun sequence DNA window TGTAGATCACTGTGCGAAAGCGATGTGCGTATGCACAATTTGTCCTCATGTACACCTAGCGTTTCAGCCTTTGGGGATTTTGCAGTGACCAAGCTCATATAGCTCCCAGTCTGTGACGTGCACGAATTGTATCTAAGACAAGTAATTTGGGAAGGAGGTAATACTAACAAGAGAGGTAACTGGTTGGATCATGCTTGGGTAATGCATTCATTCGATAATAATCTCAAGGAAAGTTTGCATCAACAAAACTGGAGTACAATATCTTTAGCATTGTTTTGGGGAAAGTTGTTCCATCTCATTTTCTTGATCACCTCAATGGAGGTCTCACTGAAAAGGAACATCATAGTTTTTTAGCAGCTCTTTGTTGAGTTTTTATGTCACTTGCTATCTGGTATTCCTTTATATAGGGTTCCTTGGATTCAAAGGATTTTCACAGGAATTTTAGAAGGTTAGAATCCTTAGGAATTTTTCCTATGTTGGTTGTTTGATTCATTGGATTGAACCCTATAGAAAATTTTCCTTAGGATTTCTTTGTACTACTTCCCATAGGATTTCTAGCATCCACTCAAACCTCTTTGAAAGAATCCTTTGCTTTGCCTATGATGCAATCAAACAACCCAAAATCCTGTATGGTTGAGATGAGCATGCCATTTCAATCCTATGTCTTTCATATTCCTGTGTTTTTAGAATCCTGtgaatcaaagaggccctaaaTGTTTTTTGGTTGATCTGCAGGAGCCATGATACCTGCTGTGAAGCTCTCTCCGGCCGCCTTCTCTGTCACCAATCAACGGACTAAATCAGCTTTGGTTCCATCGGTGTCCATTCTCAACACAAATTCTTTTGTGTCCTGCTCCTTTAGACCACTCTACCTCACACGGATAGATGACCCACAGACTTCTGAGCTGAAGCCTCGGAGGCAGCTTCTTGACTTCCAGTGTGCAGCTTCAGCGGCTGATGACAAGGAGTCAAAGGCTGAGGTGGTGCCAGCTAGCTCAGAAGCAGCACAAAAGTTGAAAATTTCAATCTATTTTGCGACTTGGTGGGCGCTTAATGTGATCTTTAACATCTATAACAAGAAGGTTCTCAATGCTTTCCCGTATCCCTGGCTCACCTCCACACTATCTCTCGCCTGCGGCTCAGCGATGATGCTCTTCTCATGGGCCACCCGCCTAGTTGAGCCCCCCAAGACTGACTTAGATTTCTGGAAAGTGCTTTTTCCGGTGAGTTCGTTCGTTCTGTGGCAACTATTTCATCTGTTATTGTGTCTTGATGGAAAATCATGAACCATATCTGTTGTTTGCATTGATGAAGGTTGCTGTGGCTCATACAATTGGACATGTTGCTGCCACAGTGAGCATGTCAAAGGTGGCAGTGTCATTCACACACATTATCAAGAGTGCTGAGCCTGCATTCAGTGTTTTGGTGTCGAGGTTCATTCTTGGAGAGTCATTTCCGATGCCTGTATATCTTTCTCTTCTCCCGATCATTGGTGGTTGTGGTCTAGCTGCTGCGACAGAGCTGAACTTTAATATGATCGGTGAGGATAATTAAGTAAAATTCCTCTTAAGTTGTTTCTCTCATATCCTCTCTCTATTAGTTGTCGAGAAATTGATGTGCCGTTTGCGTCTAACCATTATAGTCATGATGTTCATAGATATAAGGGAGCAGTTTGTGTGAATTAACTGAGGTGACAATTCCTAATTGCTAAAATAATCAACATTCCATTTTTTTTTTGACATAAAAACTGAAAAGACTTGTTAAATGATCATTTACTCTATCTGGATTCAAGTGAGCCTCCAGAACTATGTGCTTTAGATTTGACACTTATGGAAATGAATAAACAGTAAAGTAATGATACATAAAATCTTTTAACCTTGCGTAAGTTAGGCAAATGGTTACATAAACCGAGGCTAGTGTATTCTACTTAACACAAGAAGATACAGCTTAAAACCTTTTTCTCGTGGAATTTAATGCCAGACAAAATAGAGGGCATGGCTGCATAGGCAACTTTGCAATTTTTGATCGGTCTTGCACTGGTTAGGGGAGGCGCTATTCTGATGTACTCCTTCCATGATGCTAATAGCCTATTTATCCTCCCACCAGGATTTATGGGTGCCATGATATCGAACCTTGCATTTGTTTTCCGCAATATCTTCTCGAAGCGGGGCATGAAGGGGAAGTCTGTCAGTGGCATGAATTACTACGCTTGCCTTTCAATTATGTCACTGGTCATACTCGCACCATTTGCTATTGCTATGGAAGGCCCACAAATGTGGGCCGCTGGATGGCAAAGGGCTCTTGCCGATGTCGGCCCCAACGTTCTCTGGTAAGCAGGAAAAATCAAGcattcatttttttcttctacATTTATACCATGTACTGTGAGTTGTACTCAAATTACATGTGGAAACTTGACATGATCTCTCCATATTCACACCATTTAAAGACATATTTCATCTTTTTTTGTACATTTAACTCACTAGCAGCACTGTTGCTTATAGCCTTTTAATGCTCTTCTGGACATATTCGGTTGGGAGTCTTTGTTGACAATTCAACATGTTGTGTTGGAGGTGGCCAGGATTTATGCGCATTCATACCAGAACATATATCGCATACTGCTTTTCATTGCATTGACAGTTTTCTGATGTTGTAAATGTTCGCTCATGTAGGTGGATTGGTGCACAGAGCGTTTTCTACCACCTGTATAACCAGGTGTCCTACATGTCTTTGGACCAGATTTCTCCATTGACGTTTAGCATTGGCAATACAATGAAGCGCATATCAGTTATTGTTTCGTCAATCATTATCTTCCGTACACCTGTCCGTCCTGTAAATGCACTAGGAGCTGCCATTGCCATCTTTGGCACATTCCTGTACTCTCAGGTAAATTTGGTTGCTTTAAGATTTTCTTCTGATTGTCCTTCCCTTGTATCTATTGAAATAAAACTTTCTTCTACTGGACTTAGCATTTAATATCACCACTCCAGTTTGTGCATACAATTATGTGGCCTCTCCTATGGCCATAGAGGTGCAGAGATAGCCCAAATTATGAAACATGCTACTTTCTGATCCTTGCTGTTGTTGTAATTCGAAATTACGATTGGTTGCTTTGAGGGGCAGGTGGCATTTTATGAAAAACGTGACTAGATCATGAAGAGAAATCATCAAATGATTATGTCAATGCATGCTCAAAATACACTCAAGGTAGTTTGGCAATGACTGCAAGTATTTACTTGCCTGCTCTACCAAACGGGAAATAAGAAACCATAGACATATATTCGAGTAATGAGgacttgataaacttcttttgtgttgattcttcttcctctGTTGTTTATGCCTAACTTAAACATTGCATTTTTATCTTTACAGTTGACATTTTCTTTACTGCGTTCTGATGTAGGCAAAGCAGTGAGGTTTGACTGTTGTTGAAGGTCAGGTTCATGGATGAAGAATGTCTGCAGAAATAGTAGCAAGCACCGGGGCCAATTTTGCTTGTGCAAGTGTCTTGTAGATACAGGTTTAGGTTTTCACGCAAGAGACGATAATAATAATGGACCATGTtgctgtttccttttatttgttaAATCACAAACTGAGCTCCAGTTATCACGAACTGTTGTTGTATCTTGAAATAAGAACCGCATGGGAATTCATCTGACAGTTCCGTTGCTGGAAAGTAACGATAGTCCTGTGCTTAACAGTAAATTATTGAGAATTAAGAACTTTGTGTATTTCGGATGGCATGCTTTCTCTTATGTTTCCAGCTTCTTGTTTGTTGTTTGCCAGGAGCCCTGTAGTTGGAAAGGTCTTGTTTATATCAATAAATTGTTtgaagtttttttaaaaaaaatctctgGTCACTTTTGTAGTCACTTGCAAAAAAAATGATCATTATATAACTCTGTACGAATGGAAAGACTCTTCACGATGCGCGACGCGTAGCTTTGGTGCTCGCAGCCACTTCTGCCACAGTAGCTTCCGCCTAGATCTTCCCCCGGGTTTCCTCTGCTGGTGTGTTATGCCACTTTTAATGCATTGATGCTAAGATGAGGTGCTAAGCACATTAAATAGTTTAGTAACTAAAGTCTTCAATGCATAGTTAATtaacttaggccctgtttgaaaccatccagattatataatctggtttttataatctattgtatttccaaacaggacagtttatattgtagattttataaactagatgaccaaattattataatctcataatctcatctaccccagctaaaatgagattatggattacaaatgacgtgttatccttgtaaacttcaagagaattacgcagtgccaccgtcactttcctatttttccttgtaaactgagggcaaacatgtcattgtacaatttaaaaactggtttacagtttatataatctggcctccaaacatgcccacctggattatttttataaaccagattatataatctatgttcataatccagatcattataatctattatggttccaaacagggccttattcTAGCTAAGTCTTCTTATTTAATGTTAAGTCTTCTTATTTAATGCTTTTGCAATTAAAGTTATGCATGTATTGGTGCATTCTTTTCATTTAATTATTTTATATAGGTTCATGCGTTTAGCATTGTTTCTTTCTAGGGTCATCACACTCATCTCTCTTCTATTAATTAGCTTGACACATCAGATATTTTTATATATGTGACAGCCTTAGCACATGTACAAGGTGAAGCATTGGGAGTAGCCTTATGGGTGCATCAGCCACCTTCATTTTGCCACATATTGTGGTAGGCTCATTAGATCTAGAGTTGCCCCTAGGGAGGATGCCATCTCGGGCTCCTCTTTCGTCGTTGTTGACTCAGCTTTGCTAAATGCGGTGGTGCTGGATTCCACCCCACCGCCCCTATTCATGACATGCATCGACCTTGCCTTAAGATGTCTCCAGCAGGCGCCTCCAAGACCAGCCGACATGCGGTGCACACATCTTCTCGCTCGAGCCTCGAGCCTGTCACTTCTTCCGGAGTGAATTTTGAAGATGGCTGGCACATAATAAGACTGACATACTTGTGGAGGGTGCTCCCCAGCTACCAACATTCaaggcgggaagcgttaagaaacgcggttgatgtagtcaaacgtctccGCGGTCcaaatcgcaagcgtcccacgaatTTCGTCCCCATCTAGTGtctaacggacggcacctccgcgttcagcacacgtacaccttgatgtcgatcttcgccttcttgatccagcaagaggggtggagaggtagatgagttccccgacagcacgatgacgtggtgatggtgaactaatccagcagggcttcgccaagctatgccagACTACTCTAGACGAGGAAGACGATCTGTGGAGAAGAGGACAACATGTGGCTTTTTCTAGCGTgctttgccctcaaaacctccactatatataggtggacgagggagggctgccttgcctcctactcgaaGGAGAGGGGTTCGACCGAGCCAAgaggaggagagtcctcctccaattcggtttggtggaggactcccttcctacttggccacctccttccttttgtttccttttttttccttttgcactCTTGGCCGAAAATaggttattgggctggccgcaccagcccactaagggctggtgcgccacctctaggcctattaggccctctcccgggtgagtggcccctcctggtaaaaccccggaacccattcgtcactcccgatactttatcggtaatgcttgaaatctttctggaagccaaatgcaacattcctatatatcaatcttcacatccgaaccattccggagctcctcgtgacgtccgggatctcatccgggactctgaacaactttcggtcaccaacatacataactcaatactaacgaaacgtcatcgaaccttaagtgtgcagaccctgcgggttcgagtactctgtagacatgaccgagacactctccggtcaatatccaatagcgagacctagatgcccatattggatcctacatattctacgaatatcttatcgattgaacctctatgtcaaggattcagttaatcccgtataacattccctttgtcctttggtatgttacttgcccgagattcaatcgtcggtatctccatacctatttcaatctcgttactcgcaagtctctttacccgttccgtaatacaagatcccgtggctaactctttagtcacattgcttgcaaggcttgtttatgatgttgtattactgagtgggccctgagatacctcttcgtcatacggagtgacaaaccccagtcttgatccatgcttgctcaacggacaccttcagagatacctgtagagcacctttatagtcacccagtaacgttgcgacatttgatacaaacaaagcatccctccggtgttagtgagttacatgatctcatggtcataggaatgtatacttgacatgtagaaaacaatagcactaaaataacacgatcacatgctacgttttgttggaaatatgtcctagaggcaataataattagttattattatatttctttgttcatgataatcgtttattatccatgctataattctattgattggaaacaaagtgcatgtatggatacatagacaaaacactgtccctagtaagcctctagttgactagctcgttgatcaaagatggtcaagatttcctgaccataggcaagtgttgtcacttgataatgggatcacatcattaggagaatcatgtgatggactagacccaaactaatagacgtagcatgttgatcgtgtcattttgttgctactgttttctgcgtgtcaagtatttgttcctatgaccatgagatcatataactcactcacaccggaggaatgctttgtgtgtatcaaaggtcgcaacgtaactgggtgactataaagatgctctacaggtatctccgaaggtgttcgttgagttagtatggatcgagactggtatttgtcactccgtgtgacggagaggtatctcggggcccactcggtaatacaacatcacacacaagccttgcaagcaatgtgacttagtgtaagttgcggtatcttgtattacggaacgagtaaagagacttgccggtaaacgagattgaaataggtatgcggataccgacgatcgaatctcgggcaagtaacataccgaaggacaaagggaatgacatacgggattatatgaatccttggcactgaggttcaaacgataggatcttcgtagaatatgtaggatccaatatgggcatccaggtcccggtattggatattgaccgaggagtcactcgggtcatgtctacatagttctcgaacccgcagggtctgcacacttaaggttcgacgttgttttatgcgtatttgagttatatggttggttactgaatgttgttcggagtcccgtatgagatcacggacgtcacgagggtttccggaatggtccggaaacaaagattgatatataggatgacctcatttggttaccggaaggttttcgtgcattaccggaaaagtttcgggctcatcggtagtgtactgggagtgccgggaggggtgccggggaccatcaggaggggtgtcacgccccaaggggtctcatgggctatgggaagagataaaccagccctagtgggctggaataagttcccactaaggcccataaggtctgagaaggaaaaaacacaaggtgaaaagagtttccaagtgggaaggtggaatcctactccaagtaggattggagtaggactcctccacctccaatttcggccaaacctttaggttttgaggctgcctcctcccctccctccctcctatatatactgaggtattagggctgatttgagacaacttttgccacggcagcccgaccacatacctccacggttttacctctagatcgcgtttctgcggagctcgggcggagccctgctgagattagatcaccaccaacctccggagcgccgtcacgctgccggagaactcagctacctctccgtctctcttgctggatcaagaagtccgagatcatcgtcgagctgtacgtgtgctgaacgcggaggtgccgtctgttcggcactagatcgtgggacggatcgcgggacagttcgtgggacggttcgcggggcggatcgagggacgtgaggacgttccactacatcaaccgcgttcactaacgcttctgtcgtgcgatctacaagggtacgtagatcggaaatcccctctcgtagatgggcatcaccatgataggtcttcgtgcgcgtaggaaattttttgtttcccatgcgacgttccccatcagtggcatcatgagctaggttcatgcgtagatgtaatctcgagtagaccacaaaagtttttgtgggcggtgatgtgcgttttgctgccctccttagtcttttcttgattccgcggtattgttggatcgaagcggctcggaccgacattactcgtacgcttacgagagactggtttcatcgttacgagtaactccgttgctcaaagatgaccgcgagtgtcggtttctccaactttagttgaatcggatttgaccgaggaggtccttggatgaggttaaatagcaattcatatatctccgttgtggtgtttgcgtaagtaagatgcgatcctactagatacccatggtcaccacgtaaaacatgcaacaacaattagaggacgtctaacttgtttttgcagggtatgcttgtgatgtgatatggacaacgatgtgatgtgatatattggatgtatgagatgatcatgttgtaatagttaatattgacttgcacgtcgatggtacggcaaccggcaggagccatagggttgtctttaaactaacatttgtgcttgcagatgcgtttactatattgctaggacgtagctttagtagtaatagcatgagtagcacgacaaccctgatggcgacaagttgatggagatcatggtttgacactggtgacaagaagatcgtgccggtgctttggtgatggagatcaagaagcacatgatgatggccatatcatgtcacttatgaattgcatgtgatgttaatcctttatgcaccttatcttgcttagaacgacggtagcattatgaagtgatctctcactaaaatttcaagatgaaattgtgttctccccgactgtgcaccgttgcgacagttctttgtttcgagacaccacgtgatgatcgggtgtgatagactcaacgttcacatacaacgggtgcaaaacagttgcacacgcggaacactcgggttaagcttgacgagcctagcatgtgcacacatggcctcggaacacatgagaccgaaaggtcgagcatgaatcgtatagttgatatgattagcatagagatgcttaccactgaaactattctcgactcacgtgatgatcggacttgagatagtggatttggatcatgtaccactcaaatgactagagagatgtactttttgagtgggagttcttaagtaatatgattaattgaactaattgtcatgaacatagtctaatggtctttgctaattacgatgtagcttgcgctatagctctactgttttttatatgttcctagagaaaatttagttgaaagttgatagtagcaaactctgcagactgagtctgtaaaaccgaggattgtcctcgttgctgcgtagaaggcttatgtccttaatgcaccactcagtgtgctgcacctcgagcatcgtctgtggatgttgtgaacatccgacatacacgtttctgatgactacgcgatagttcggtgcaaaatacttaatggcttagaagcgtggcgccgaagacgttttgaaacgtcacggaacatgagtgatgttctaaagagatgaaattgtgatttcatgcttgtgcccttgctaagaggtatgagacctccgacaagattctttgtccatgaagtaaaggagaaaaactcaatcattgagcgtgtgctcagattgtctgagtacgacaatcactagaatcaagtgggagttaatcttccagatgagatagtgatggttctccaaagtcactgccaccaagctgtgagagcttcgtgatgaactataacatatcaaggatagatacaatgatccttgagagattcgtgatgtatgacactgcgaaagtagaaatcaagaaggagcatcaatggttgatggttagtaaaaccactaagtttcatgaaaggcaagggctagaagggatacttcgtgaaacagcaaaacagttgctgcactaatgaagagacccaagtctaaacccaaacccgagactaagtgcttctgttatgaggggaacggtcactgaggtggagcaactctagatacttggtagataagaaggttggcaaaagtcgaaagaagtatatttgatatacatgatgttgatgtgtactttactagtactcctagtagcacgagggtattggataccggttcggtttctaagtgattagtaacacgaaatgaaagctacgacataaacggagactagctaaaggcgaggtgacgatacgtgttggaagtgtttccaaggttgatatgatcaaacgtagcacgctccctctaccatcgggattggtgttaaactgaaataattgttatttggtgcttgcgttaagcatggacatgattggatcgtgtttattgcaatacgattattcatttaaagagaataatggttactctatttgcttgaataatcaccttcaatggtttattgaatctcgatcctagtgttacacatgttcatgatattggtgccaaaaagatacgaggtaatgatgatagtaccacttacttatggcactgccgcttgagtcatgttggtataaattgcatgaagaggctccatgctgatggatctttatactcacttgatttcgaatcactagtgacatgcaaatcataccacatgagcaaggccttgttttcattgagatgaaacaagatagtaacttgttggaagtgatacattttgatgtatgcaatccaatgggtgctaatgttggaattatgccctagaggcaataataaatatagttattattataattcctgtatcaagataatcgtttattatccatgctataattgtattgaatgaagactcatttacatgtgtggatacatagacaaaacaccgtccctagcaagcctctagttggctagccagttgatcaaagatagtcagtgtcttctgattatgaacaaggtgttgttgcttgataactggatcacgtcattaggagaatcgcgtgatggactagacccaaactaatagacgtagcatgttgatcgtgtcattttgttgctactgttttctgcgtgtcaagtatttattcctatgaccatgagatcatataactcattgacaccggaggaatgctttgtgtgtatcaaacgttgcaacgtaactgggtgactataaagatgctctacaggtatctccgaaggtgttagttgagttagtatggatcgagactaggatttgtcactccgtgtgacggagaggtatctcggggcccactcggtaatacaacatcacacacaagccttgcaagcaatgtaacttggtgtaagttgcgggatcttgtattacggaacgagtaaagagacttgccggtaaacgagattgaaataggtatacggatactgacgatcgaatctcgggcaagtaacataccgaaggacaaagggaatgacatacgggattatatgaattcttggcactgaggttcagacgataagatcttcgtagaatatgtaggatccaatatgggcatccaggtaccgctgttggatattgaccgaggagtctcttgggtcatgtctacatagttgttgaacccgcagggtctgcacacttaaggttcgacgttgttttatgcgtatttgagttatatggttggttaccgaatgttgttcggagtcccggatgagatcacagacgtcac harbors:
- the LOC123406934 gene encoding glucose-6-phosphate/phosphate translocator 2, chloroplastic-like, which gives rise to MIPAVKLSPAAFSVTNQRTKSALVPSVSILNTNSFVSCSFRPLYLTRIDDPQTSELKPRRQLLDFQCAASAADDKESKAEVVPASSEAAQKLKISIYFATWWALNVIFNIYNKKVLNAFPYPWLTSTLSLACGSAMMLFSWATRLVEPPKTDLDFWKVLFPVAVAHTIGHVAATVSMSKVAVSFTHIIKSAEPAFSVLVSRFILGESFPMPVYLSLLPIIGGCGLAAATELNFNMIGFMGAMISNLAFVFRNIFSKRGMKGKSVSGMNYYACLSIMSLVILAPFAIAMEGPQMWAAGWQRALADVGPNVLWWIGAQSVFYHLYNQVSYMSLDQISPLTFSIGNTMKRISVIVSSIIIFRTPVRPVNALGAAIAIFGTFLYSQAKQ